In Streptomyces sp. NBC_00704, a genomic segment contains:
- a CDS encoding F0F1 ATP synthase subunit gamma, whose protein sequence is MGAQLRVYKRRIRSVTATKKITKAMEMIAASRVVKAQRKVAASAPYATELTRAVSAVGTGSNTKHPLTTEAETATRAAVLLLTSDRGLAGAFNSNAIKAAEQLTARLEAEGKEVDTYIVGRRGLAHYNFRERKVAESWSGFTDEPTYADAKKVAGPLIEAIEKDTADGGVDELHIVFTEFVSMMTQTALDDRLLPLSLDEVAEEAAPKGEILPLYDFEPSAEDVLDALLPRYVESRVYNALLQSAASKHAATRRAMKSATDNAGELIETLSRLANAARQAEITQEISEIVGGSAALADATAGSDR, encoded by the coding sequence ATGGGAGCCCAGCTCCGGGTCTACAAGCGTCGCATCCGATCCGTCACCGCGACCAAGAAGATCACCAAGGCGATGGAGATGATCGCCGCCTCGCGTGTCGTCAAGGCGCAGCGCAAGGTGGCGGCCTCCGCGCCGTACGCGACCGAGCTCACCCGCGCGGTCTCGGCGGTCGGCACCGGTTCGAACACCAAGCACCCGCTGACCACGGAGGCGGAGACGGCGACCCGTGCCGCGGTGCTGCTCCTCACGAGCGACCGCGGACTGGCCGGCGCCTTCAACTCCAACGCGATCAAGGCCGCCGAGCAGCTGACGGCGCGCCTCGAGGCGGAGGGCAAGGAGGTCGACACGTACATCGTCGGCCGCCGCGGTCTGGCCCACTACAACTTCCGCGAGCGCAAGGTCGCGGAGTCGTGGTCGGGTTTCACCGACGAGCCCACCTACGCGGACGCGAAGAAGGTCGCGGGTCCGCTGATCGAGGCCATCGAGAAGGACACGGCTGACGGCGGCGTGGACGAACTCCACATCGTCTTCACCGAGTTCGTCTCGATGATGACGCAGACGGCGCTCGACGACCGTCTGCTGCCGCTCAGCCTCGACGAGGTGGCGGAGGAAGCAGCCCCCAAGGGCGAGATCCTTCCGCTGTACGACTTCGAGCCCTCGGCGGAGGACGTCCTCGACGCCCTGCTGCCGCGCTATGTGGAGAGCCGCGTGTACAACGCGCTTCTCCAGTCGGCAGCCTCGAAGCACGCCGCCACGCGGCGCGCGATGAAGTCGGCCACCGACAACGCAGGAGAGCTCATCGAGACGCTCTCCCGCCTTGCCAACGCGGCCCGCCAGGCCGAAATCACCCAGGAAATCAGCGAGATCGTCGGTGGCTCCGCAGCCCTGGCCGACGCGACCGCGGGGAGTGACAGGTAA
- the atpD gene encoding F0F1 ATP synthase subunit beta, with translation MTTTVETAVATGRVARVIGPVVDVEFPVDAMPEIYNALHVEVADPALAGEKKTLTLEVAQHLGDGLVRTISMQPTDGLVRQAPVTDTGNGITVPVGDFTKGKVFNTLGEVLNVDETYEGERWSIHRKAPNFDELESKTEMFETGVKVIDLLTPYVKGGKIGLFGGAGVGKTVLIQEMIYRVANNHDGVSVFAGVGERTREGNDLIEEMADSGVIDKTALVFGQMDEPPGTRLRVALAGLTMAEYFRDVQKQDVLFFIDNIFRFTQAGSEVSTLLGRMPSAVGYQPNLADEMGLLQERITSTRGHSITSMQAIYVPADDLTDPAPATTFAHLDATTVLSRPISEKGIYPAVDPLDSTSRILDPRYIAADHYNTAMRVKTVLQKYKDLQDIIAILGIDELGEEDKLTVHRARRVERFLSQNTHVAKQFTGVDGSDVPLDESITAFNAIIDGEYDHFPEQAFFLCGGIEDLKANAKELGVS, from the coding sequence ATGACGACGACAGTTGAGACGGCCGTTGCCACGGGCCGCGTCGCCCGGGTCATCGGCCCGGTCGTCGACGTGGAATTCCCCGTCGACGCCATGCCGGAGATCTACAACGCCCTTCACGTCGAGGTGGCCGACCCGGCCCTCGCCGGCGAGAAGAAGACGCTGACCCTGGAGGTCGCCCAGCACCTGGGTGACGGCCTGGTCCGCACGATCTCGATGCAGCCCACCGACGGTCTGGTCCGCCAGGCCCCGGTCACCGACACCGGCAACGGCATCACCGTTCCGGTCGGCGACTTCACCAAGGGCAAGGTGTTCAACACCCTCGGCGAGGTGCTGAACGTCGACGAGACCTACGAGGGCGAGCGCTGGTCCATCCACCGCAAGGCCCCCAACTTCGACGAGCTCGAGTCGAAGACCGAGATGTTCGAGACCGGCGTCAAGGTCATCGACCTTCTCACCCCGTACGTCAAGGGTGGAAAGATCGGTCTGTTCGGCGGCGCCGGCGTCGGCAAGACGGTGCTCATCCAGGAGATGATCTACCGCGTCGCCAACAACCACGACGGTGTCTCCGTGTTCGCCGGCGTCGGTGAGCGCACCCGTGAGGGCAACGACCTCATCGAGGAGATGGCCGACTCGGGCGTCATCGACAAGACCGCCCTGGTCTTCGGCCAGATGGACGAGCCCCCGGGCACCCGTCTGCGCGTGGCCCTGGCCGGTCTGACCATGGCGGAGTACTTCCGCGATGTGCAGAAGCAGGACGTGCTGTTCTTCATCGACAACATCTTCCGCTTCACGCAGGCCGGTTCCGAGGTGTCGACCCTGCTCGGCCGTATGCCCTCCGCGGTGGGCTACCAGCCGAACCTGGCCGACGAGATGGGTCTCCTCCAGGAGCGCATCACCTCGACCCGCGGTCACTCGATCACCTCGATGCAGGCGATCTACGTCCCCGCGGACGACCTGACCGACCCGGCCCCGGCCACCACCTTCGCCCACCTCGACGCGACGACGGTGCTGTCCCGTCCGATCTCGGAGAAGGGCATCTACCCGGCCGTGGACCCGCTGGACTCCACGTCCCGGATCCTGGACCCCCGCTACATCGCGGCGGACCACTACAACACCGCGATGCGCGTCAAGACGGTCCTGCAGAAGTACAAGGACCTTCAGGACATCATCGCGATCCTCGGCATCGACGAGCTGGGCGAGGAGGACAAGCTCACCGTCCACCGCGCCCGTCGCGTCGAGCGCTTCCTGTCCCAGAACACCCACGTCGCCAAGCAGTTCACCGGCGTCGACGGGTCGGACGTCCCGCTGGACGAGTCGATCACCGCGTTCAACGCGATCATCGACGGCGAGTACGACCACTTCCCGGAGCAGGCGTTCTTCCTGTGCGGTGGCATCGAGGACCTGAAGGCCAACGCCAAGGAGCTGGGCGTCTCCTGA
- a CDS encoding F0F1 ATP synthase subunit epsilon, with amino-acid sequence MAAELHVALVAADREVWSGEATLVVARTTSGDIGVMPGHQPLLGVLESGPVTIRTSDGGTVVAAVHGGFISFADDKLSLLAEIAELSDEIDVQRVERELERAKAEGDAAAERRADVRLRAAASR; translated from the coding sequence TTGGCTGCTGAGCTGCACGTCGCGCTGGTCGCGGCCGACCGAGAGGTCTGGTCCGGCGAGGCCACCCTGGTCGTCGCGCGCACCACGTCCGGCGACATCGGCGTCATGCCCGGTCACCAGCCGCTGCTCGGTGTGCTGGAGTCGGGCCCGGTGACCATCCGTACGAGTGATGGTGGAACGGTCGTCGCCGCGGTGCACGGCGGTTTCATCTCGTTCGCGGACGACAAGCTGTCGCTGCTGGCCGAGATCGCCGAGCTGTCGGACGAGATCGACGTCCAGCGCGTGGAGCGGGAGCTGGAGCGCGCGAAGGCGGAGGGCGACGCCGCCGCCGAGCGTCGCGCGGACGTACGACTGCGTGCGGCGGCCTCGCGCTGA
- a CDS encoding DUF2550 domain-containing protein, with product MVLALTVCGIVVALVVLGLFVFGLRRRLIQRSGGTFDCSLRWDVSEEADTSGKGWSYGVARYNGDRIEWYRVFSYAYRPRRVLERGSIEVAGRRLPDGEEELALLSDAVVLVCVHRGIRLELAMSEDALTGFLAWLEAAPPGQRVNVA from the coding sequence ATGGTCCTCGCTCTGACTGTGTGCGGAATCGTCGTGGCCCTGGTGGTGCTGGGGTTGTTCGTCTTCGGTCTGCGCCGCAGACTCATCCAGCGCTCCGGCGGCACCTTCGACTGTTCGCTGCGCTGGGACGTCTCCGAGGAGGCGGACACGAGCGGCAAGGGCTGGAGCTACGGCGTCGCCCGCTACAACGGCGACCGCATCGAGTGGTACCGGGTCTTCTCCTACGCCTACCGTCCGCGCCGGGTCCTGGAGCGCGGCTCGATCGAGGTGGCCGGCCGCCGGCTCCCCGACGGCGAGGAGGAGCTGGCGCTGCTGTCCGACGCCGTCGTCCTCGTCTGTGTGCACCGCGGGATCCGTCTCGAACTCGCCATGAGCGAGGACGCGTTGACCGGTTTCCTGGCCTGGCTGGAGGCGGCGCCGCCCGGTCAGCGGGTGAACGTGGCCTGA
- a CDS encoding glycoside hydrolase family 18 chitinase encodes MRFRHRAAAGFATLLLPLAGLVGLTGPAQAAADSSAASATYAKASDWGTGFEGRWTVKNTGTTAISSWTIEWDFPSGTSVTSAWDADVTSSGLHWTARNKSWNGSLAPGASVSFGFNGAGAGSPSNCKLNGGSCDGTSVPGDAPPSAPGTPTASSVTDTTVKLAWSAATDDKGVKNYDVLRDGAKVATVTTTSYTDTGLTAGTDYSYTVRARDTADQTGPAGGAVAVHTTGGGTTPPTTGDKVKLGYFTEWGIYGRNYNVKNLVTSGSAAKITHINYAFGNVTNGQCAIGDSFADYDKAFTADQSVSGVADTWDQPLRGNFNQLRQLKAKYPHIKVLWSFGGWTWSGGFAQAAANPAAFAQSCYNLVEDPRWADVFDGIDIDWEYPNSCGLSCDTSGPAAYKNLMQALRAKFGTGNLVTAATTADGSTGGKIDAADYAGAAQYVNWYNVMTYDFFGAWAAQGPTAPHSPLTSYSGIPTAGFTTADAMAKFKAKGVPASKLLIGIGFYGRGWTGVTQDAPGGTATGPAAGTYEQGIEDYKVLKTSCPATGTVAGTAYAKCGGNWWSYDTPATIATKMTWAKNQGLGGAFFWEFSGDTGNGELVNAISNGLN; translated from the coding sequence ATGCGCTTCAGACACAGAGCCGCGGCAGGGTTCGCGACGCTGTTGCTCCCGCTGGCAGGCCTGGTCGGTCTCACCGGCCCCGCCCAGGCGGCGGCAGACTCATCGGCGGCCTCCGCCACCTACGCCAAGGCCTCCGACTGGGGCACCGGCTTCGAGGGCAGGTGGACGGTGAAGAACACCGGCACCACCGCCATCAGCTCCTGGACGATCGAGTGGGACTTCCCCTCCGGCACGTCCGTCACCTCCGCCTGGGACGCCGACGTCACGTCCTCCGGCCTCCACTGGACCGCCAGGAACAAGTCCTGGAACGGCTCCCTCGCCCCCGGCGCCTCGGTCAGCTTCGGCTTCAACGGCGCGGGCGCCGGCTCCCCGTCCAACTGCAAGCTCAACGGCGGCAGCTGCGACGGCACGAGCGTCCCGGGCGACGCCCCGCCGTCCGCCCCCGGCACCCCGACCGCGTCCTCCGTCACCGACACCACGGTGAAGCTGGCCTGGTCGGCCGCCACCGACGACAAGGGCGTCAAGAACTACGACGTCCTGCGCGACGGCGCCAAGGTCGCCACCGTGACGACGACCTCGTACACCGACACCGGCCTCACCGCCGGCACCGACTACTCCTACACCGTCCGGGCCCGCGACACCGCCGACCAGACCGGCCCGGCCGGCGGCGCGGTCGCCGTCCACACCACCGGCGGCGGCACCACTCCCCCGACCACCGGCGACAAGGTCAAGCTCGGCTACTTCACCGAGTGGGGCATCTACGGCCGCAACTACAACGTCAAGAACCTGGTGACGTCCGGCTCGGCCGCCAAGATCACGCACATCAACTACGCCTTCGGCAACGTCACCAACGGCCAGTGCGCGATCGGCGACTCCTTCGCCGACTACGACAAGGCCTTCACCGCCGACCAGTCCGTCAGCGGCGTCGCCGACACCTGGGACCAGCCGCTGCGCGGCAACTTCAACCAGCTGCGCCAGCTCAAGGCCAAGTACCCGCACATCAAGGTGCTGTGGTCCTTCGGCGGCTGGACCTGGTCCGGCGGCTTCGCCCAGGCCGCGGCCAACCCCGCCGCGTTCGCGCAGTCCTGTTACAACCTGGTCGAGGACCCGCGCTGGGCCGACGTCTTCGACGGCATCGACATCGACTGGGAGTACCCCAACTCCTGCGGCCTGTCCTGCGACACCAGCGGCCCCGCGGCCTACAAGAACCTGATGCAGGCCCTGCGCGCCAAGTTCGGCACGGGCAACCTGGTCACCGCCGCGACCACCGCCGACGGCTCCACCGGAGGCAAGATCGACGCCGCCGACTACGCGGGCGCCGCGCAGTACGTCAACTGGTACAACGTGATGACGTACGACTTCTTCGGCGCCTGGGCCGCCCAGGGCCCGACCGCCCCGCACTCGCCGCTCACCTCGTACAGCGGCATCCCGACCGCCGGGTTCACCACGGCCGACGCGATGGCCAAGTTCAAGGCGAAGGGCGTGCCCGCGAGCAAGCTGCTCATCGGCATCGGCTTCTACGGACGGGGCTGGACCGGCGTCACCCAGGACGCCCCCGGCGGCACGGCCACGGGCCCGGCGGCCGGCACCTACGAGCAGGGCATCGAAGACTACAAGGTCCTCAAGACGTCCTGCCCCGCCACCGGAACCGTCGCCGGCACGGCATACGCCAAGTGCGGCGGCAACTGGTGGTCCTACGACACCCCGGCCACCATCGCCACGAAGATGACCTGGGCCAAGAACCAGGGCCTGGGCGGCGCGTTCTTCTGGGAGTTCAGCGGCGACACCGGCAACGGCGAACTGGTGAACGCCATCAGCAACGGACTGAACTGA
- a CDS encoding response regulator transcription factor — MSAAIRVLVAEDQSAVRAGLVLILRSAPDIEVVGEAADGEQAVRLARELRPDLVLMDVQMPRLDGVSATRTVVGEGLADVLVLTTFDLDEYVFGALRAGASGFLLKDTEARDLLTAVRTVAAGDGLIAPAVTRRLIAEFAARPARAPAADPAVLDALTRREREVLACLGRGLSNAGIAARLDMAEATVKTHVSRLLGKLGLRSRVQAAVLAQELGVEPGPD; from the coding sequence ATGAGCGCCGCCATCCGGGTCCTGGTCGCCGAGGACCAGTCCGCGGTCCGCGCGGGACTGGTCCTCATCCTGCGCAGCGCACCCGACATCGAGGTGGTCGGCGAGGCCGCGGACGGCGAGCAGGCGGTGCGGCTGGCCCGGGAGCTGCGGCCCGACCTGGTGCTGATGGACGTTCAGATGCCGCGCCTGGACGGGGTGTCCGCGACCCGGACCGTGGTCGGGGAGGGCCTCGCCGACGTGCTGGTGCTGACCACCTTCGACCTCGACGAGTACGTCTTCGGCGCGCTGCGGGCGGGAGCGTCCGGGTTCCTGCTGAAGGACACCGAGGCGAGGGATCTGCTCACCGCGGTCCGCACGGTGGCGGCCGGGGACGGCCTGATCGCCCCGGCCGTGACCCGCCGTCTGATCGCCGAGTTCGCCGCGCGGCCGGCCCGCGCGCCCGCGGCCGATCCCGCCGTGCTCGACGCGCTGACCCGGCGCGAACGCGAGGTCCTGGCCTGTCTGGGCCGGGGGCTGTCCAACGCGGGGATCGCCGCGCGCCTGGACATGGCGGAGGCGACGGTGAAGACCCATGTGAGCCGGCTGCTGGGCAAGCTGGGGCTGCGCAGCCGGGTCCAGGCGGCGGTGCTGGCCCAGGAGCTGGGCGTCGAGCCCGGTCCCGACTGA
- a CDS encoding sensor histidine kinase codes for MPARRLPRPHRFDVLLAAGGLLGGLLLVAAGLGTRRSDDPITLFDGPWPVLVPLTVMAGCELLRRTAPRTALAVAGVTITADLVTQGNVSTILMFTDVVYAAVLYGPLASARRIQWITGLLTVAGTVVPFAVWRVPEALLIGVIVGVVAYGPAATGWIVRDHRDAAEAARLRAEQTALLAEADRAQAVTAERARMARELHDMVANHLSAIAIHSTAALSLDDPATSRRSLAVIRENSVEGLAEMRRLIGILRDGSGDREPAAAPTLDGLRALVDGARANGLDVSLDADHGTLPTPVEFAAYRIVQESLTNALKHARPGRVTVRLVQRDGALDLRVLSPCGHRDGPRAPGSGAGLVGMRERTALLGGTFAAGPEGSRWSVHAVLPLAEGESA; via the coding sequence ATGCCCGCCCGACGCCTCCCCCGTCCGCACCGGTTCGACGTGCTCCTCGCGGCCGGCGGACTGCTCGGCGGGCTGCTCCTGGTGGCCGCCGGACTGGGCACGCGCAGGTCCGACGACCCGATCACCCTCTTCGACGGCCCCTGGCCGGTGCTGGTGCCGCTCACCGTGATGGCCGGCTGCGAACTGCTGCGCCGGACGGCCCCGCGCACGGCTCTGGCCGTCGCCGGCGTCACGATCACCGCGGACCTCGTGACCCAGGGCAACGTGTCCACGATCCTGATGTTCACCGACGTCGTGTACGCGGCCGTCCTGTACGGCCCGCTCGCCTCCGCCCGCCGCATCCAGTGGATCACCGGGCTGCTCACGGTGGCGGGGACCGTGGTGCCGTTCGCGGTGTGGCGGGTGCCGGAGGCGCTGCTGATCGGCGTGATCGTGGGCGTCGTCGCCTACGGGCCGGCCGCCACCGGCTGGATCGTGCGCGATCACCGTGACGCCGCCGAGGCCGCCCGGCTGCGCGCCGAACAGACCGCGCTGCTCGCCGAGGCGGACCGCGCCCAGGCGGTCACGGCCGAGCGGGCGCGGATGGCGCGGGAGTTGCACGACATGGTCGCCAACCACCTCTCCGCGATCGCCATCCACTCCACGGCCGCCCTCTCCCTCGACGATCCGGCGACCTCCCGCCGGTCCCTGGCCGTCATCCGGGAGAACAGCGTCGAGGGGCTGGCGGAGATGCGGCGGCTGATCGGGATCCTGCGCGACGGCAGCGGCGACCGCGAGCCGGCCGCCGCCCCCACCCTCGACGGACTGCGCGCGCTGGTCGACGGCGCCCGCGCCAACGGGCTCGACGTCAGCCTCGACGCCGACCACGGCACGCTCCCCACGCCCGTCGAGTTCGCCGCCTACCGCATCGTCCAGGAGTCGCTCACCAACGCCCTCAAACACGCGCGCCCCGGCCGGGTCACCGTCCGCCTGGTCCAGCGCGACGGCGCGCTCGACCTGCGGGTCCTGAGCCCCTGCGGTCACCGGGACGGGCCCCGCGCCCCCGGATCGGGCGCCGGGCTCGTCGGGATGCGGGAGCGGACGGCGCTGCTGGGCGGCACGTTCGCCGCCGGACCGGAGGGCTCGCGCTGGAGCGTGCACGCCGTTCTTCCCCTCGCCGAAGGAGAGTCCGCATGA
- a CDS encoding cob(I)yrinic acid a,c-diamide adenosyltransferase, protein MVNLTRIYTRTGDQGTTALGDMSRVAKTDLRISAYADANEANAVIGTALALGGLDEELVAVLTRVQNDLFDVGADLSTPVTENPGFPPLRVEQFYVDRLEADCDRFNERLEKLRSFILPGGSPGAALLHQACTVVRRAERSTWAALEVHGEAMNPLTATYLNRLSDLLFILARTANKATGDVLWVPGGER, encoded by the coding sequence ATGGTCAATTTGACGCGCATCTACACCAGGACCGGCGACCAGGGCACCACGGCCCTCGGCGACATGAGCAGGGTCGCCAAGACCGATCTGCGGATCTCCGCGTACGCGGACGCCAACGAGGCGAACGCGGTGATCGGCACGGCGCTCGCGCTGGGCGGGCTCGACGAGGAACTCGTCGCCGTCCTCACCCGCGTCCAGAACGACCTGTTCGACGTGGGCGCGGACCTGTCGACGCCGGTGACGGAGAACCCCGGGTTCCCGCCGCTGCGCGTGGAGCAGTTCTACGTCGACCGGCTGGAAGCGGACTGCGACCGCTTCAACGAGCGGCTGGAGAAGCTGCGCTCGTTCATCCTTCCCGGCGGCTCGCCGGGCGCGGCCCTGCTGCACCAGGCCTGCACGGTCGTCCGGCGCGCCGAACGCTCCACCTGGGCGGCGCTGGAGGTGCACGGCGAGGCGATGAACCCGCTGACCGCGACCTACCTCAACCGCCTCTCGGACCTCCTGTTCATCCTGGCCCGCACCGCCAACAAGGCCACCGGCGACGTCCTGTGGGTGCCGGGCGGCGAACGCTGA
- a CDS encoding STAS domain-containing protein, whose protein sequence is MHIRGDHVELVVGGRLDVRSAADARTALHTAVDDGVGDLVLDLSELDSWDATGLGVIMGVHRRAGRCGRRLVLRGVPPQMQRLLVATRLHRILAIEGGIGVESLPRV, encoded by the coding sequence ATGCACATCAGGGGCGACCACGTCGAGCTGGTCGTCGGGGGCCGTCTCGACGTCCGCAGCGCGGCGGACGCCCGTACGGCCCTGCACACGGCCGTCGACGACGGAGTCGGCGACCTGGTGCTCGACCTGTCCGAACTGGATTCCTGGGACGCCACCGGACTCGGCGTCATCATGGGCGTCCACCGACGGGCGGGTCGCTGCGGCCGGCGGCTGGTGCTGCGCGGCGTACCCCCGCAGATGCAACGCCTCCTGGTGGCCACCCGGTTGCACCGCATCCTCGCCATCGAGGGCGGCATCGGCGTGGAGTCGCTGCCCCGGGTGTGA
- a CDS encoding ATP-binding protein has translation MDPNPRGPEEYGQDGDGTAPRPRPSRDPLTPDFGQHQPARARTVRIVVGEHLLTVNPVDGSEMERRPPGEQDGGPPGKRTPEQRAETERAARPPAPAGPARTPWPLQGRQDEREQLVRLLARGRSVRVTGAPGSGRTSLLDLVAEDCEDLAPDGVVRLSGFGRTASDLLRELFHAVHDAPRHRPGDDELRDLVRGIGAVVVVDDTDLGGAALDELLDATPECAFLLGAAPDAPAPSAESAVEEVALTGLDRAGGVEVIEQAVGRVLTEEEANWAGDLWFESEGLPLRFVQAGALLRQRDRLRADADAVDAFGVFEDARPLPAPAEAAAGAGEAEEIPLPSLGEAAAPAPLLAARLSASARATLRFAVALGGEVPHQAHLPALVGDTHADAALGELAACGLVSPVGTRYRLAVGVRTQLEAAGYADDVEARVLAAAQHYAWWAGHPSVTPERVCAEADAVLAALAALVPATTRPEEGEEATAVRLARTAAPAFAAGLHWRAWASALHEGAEAARLAGESGDRAYFHHELGVLALCTGDLDRARSELEASLALRGVISDKRGTVAGRRALALVADASGDIPGLPTTTPPVAADEETPEARHEESAPAPRAVQAALPSFAPEAETLVARREPPARPFGPAKHQRGGLRGLARRNLVAAGAGALLVAVLGTVVTLGATSDNDAHNPSDRVGVNPTADAGQNGDDPNDDTPGDAGSSSDTGEATSGPTDPGPDGTMGTTDDPSPTGPAEPSPDATGSPGGPGHGSSPSSTPRPSTSPSHSTGPSATPSQSASSSSSGSPSPSASETEEPTGTPTGDTSNSAGSPMSSAPGGSLTSTGPAADAVPPATPDEVL, from the coding sequence ATGGACCCGAACCCGCGGGGACCCGAGGAGTACGGGCAGGACGGCGACGGGACAGCGCCGCGCCCACGCCCTTCCCGGGACCCCCTCACACCCGACTTCGGCCAGCACCAGCCGGCCCGGGCCCGTACCGTGCGCATCGTCGTCGGCGAACACCTGCTCACCGTCAACCCGGTGGACGGCAGCGAGATGGAACGGCGTCCGCCCGGCGAGCAGGACGGCGGACCGCCCGGCAAGCGCACGCCCGAGCAGCGCGCCGAGACCGAACGCGCCGCCCGGCCGCCCGCCCCCGCCGGCCCGGCCCGCACCCCGTGGCCGCTCCAGGGCCGCCAGGACGAACGCGAACAACTGGTCCGCCTGCTCGCCCGCGGCCGCTCCGTCCGTGTCACCGGCGCCCCCGGATCCGGCCGCACCAGTCTCCTCGACCTCGTCGCCGAGGACTGCGAGGACCTCGCCCCCGACGGCGTCGTCCGCCTCAGCGGCTTCGGCCGCACCGCCTCCGACCTGCTGCGCGAGCTCTTCCACGCCGTCCACGACGCCCCCCGGCACCGCCCCGGAGACGACGAGCTGCGCGACCTCGTCCGCGGGATCGGCGCGGTCGTCGTCGTCGACGACACCGACCTCGGCGGCGCCGCCCTCGACGAACTGCTCGACGCGACGCCCGAATGCGCCTTCCTCCTCGGCGCCGCCCCGGACGCCCCCGCCCCCTCCGCGGAGTCCGCCGTCGAGGAGGTCGCCCTCACCGGACTCGACCGCGCCGGCGGCGTCGAGGTCATCGAGCAGGCCGTCGGCCGGGTCCTCACCGAGGAGGAGGCCAACTGGGCCGGAGACCTCTGGTTCGAGTCCGAGGGCCTGCCGCTGCGGTTCGTCCAGGCCGGCGCCCTGCTCCGGCAGCGCGACCGGCTGCGCGCCGACGCCGACGCGGTCGACGCCTTCGGCGTCTTCGAGGACGCCCGGCCGCTCCCCGCACCGGCCGAGGCCGCCGCCGGGGCCGGTGAGGCGGAGGAGATACCCCTGCCCTCCCTCGGCGAGGCCGCCGCGCCCGCGCCGCTGCTCGCCGCCCGCCTGAGCGCCTCTGCCCGCGCCACCCTGCGCTTCGCCGTCGCCCTGGGCGGCGAGGTCCCGCACCAGGCGCACCTGCCCGCCCTGGTCGGCGACACCCACGCCGACGCGGCCCTCGGCGAACTGGCCGCCTGCGGACTCGTCTCCCCGGTCGGCACCCGCTACCGCCTCGCCGTCGGCGTGCGGACCCAGCTGGAGGCCGCCGGATACGCCGACGACGTCGAGGCCCGCGTCCTGGCCGCCGCCCAGCACTACGCCTGGTGGGCCGGACACCCCTCCGTCACCCCCGAGCGGGTGTGCGCCGAGGCCGACGCGGTGCTCGCCGCGCTCGCCGCCCTCGTCCCCGCCACCACCCGCCCCGAAGAGGGCGAGGAGGCCACCGCGGTCCGGCTCGCCCGCACCGCCGCCCCCGCCTTCGCCGCGGGGCTGCACTGGCGGGCCTGGGCGAGCGCCCTGCACGAGGGCGCCGAAGCCGCCCGGCTGGCCGGCGAGTCCGGCGACCGCGCCTACTTCCACCACGAACTGGGCGTCCTCGCCCTGTGCACCGGCGACCTCGACCGCGCCCGCTCCGAGCTGGAGGCCTCCCTCGCGCTGCGCGGGGTCATCTCCGACAAGCGCGGCACCGTGGCCGGCCGGCGCGCCCTCGCCCTGGTCGCCGACGCCTCCGGCGACATACCCGGCCTGCCGACGACGACCCCGCCCGTGGCCGCCGACGAGGAGACGCCCGAGGCACGCCACGAGGAGTCCGCGCCCGCGCCGCGCGCCGTCCAGGCGGCGCTCCCGTCCTTCGCGCCGGAGGCGGAGACCCTCGTCGCCCGCCGCGAACCGCCCGCCCGGCCCTTCGGGCCGGCCAAGCACCAGCGCGGCGGCCTGCGGGGCCTGGCCCGGCGCAACCTCGTCGCGGCCGGCGCGGGCGCGCTGCTCGTCGCCGTGCTCGGCACGGTGGTGACGCTGGGCGCGACCTCCGACAACGACGCCCACAACCCCTCCGACCGGGTGGGCGTCAACCCGACCGCCGACGCCGGGCAGAACGGCGACGACCCGAACGACGACACCCCCGGCGACGCCGGCTCGTCCTCCGACACCGGCGAGGCGACCAGCGGGCCGACCGACCCCGGTCCGGACGGCACGATGGGCACCACGGACGACCCCTCGCCCACGGGACCGGCCGAACCGTCCCCGGACGCCACCGGTTCCCCCGGCGGTCCCGGGCACGGCAGCTCGCCGTCGAGCACGCCCAGGCCCTCCACGTCGCCCAGCCACAGCACCGGGCCCTCGGCGACGCCCTCGCAGTCGGCGTCGTCGAGCTCGTCCGGTTCGCCGAGCCCTTCCGCGTCGGAAACCGAGGAACCCACCGGGACGCCGACCGGGGACACTTCGAACTCGGCGGGCAGTCCGATGTCGTCCGCGCCGGGCGGCTCCCTCACCTCCACCGGGCCCGCCGCGGACGCCGTCCCGCCCGCCACGCCGGACGAAGTGCTCTAG